From Desulforegula conservatrix Mb1Pa:
TCCGGCAGAGAATGTGAGGATAGTCACACTCTTGCCGGATTTCTTAAAGATCTTGGGTATACGCATGTCAGGATTATGATTGACGGATATCCTGCATGGGAAAAAGGAGGCTACCCAGTTGAAAAAAATTAGACCTGACTTCCTCGATTCTCCGTTATTGGAACTTTTTTTCAGGCTGGTACTCGGAGGTATTTTTTTATATGCGAGCATCCATAAAATTATGGAACCGGCTCCATTTGCCAAAGTAATATACGGATACTCACTTTTTCCTGATTCATCCATTAACCTGATAGCAATAACGCTGCCTTATATTGAATTTATATGTGGGTTATTGCTGATGGCAGGAATATTTCCGATCTCTTCTGCTGTTATATTAACCGTTATGCTGGCATTATTTATGATAGCAATCAGCATAAATCTGGCAAGAGGGCATGAGTTTGATTGCGGTTGCTTTAGTGTAAAAAACGGTGGAAAACAAGCATCTCCAATTGAACTGCTTATGCGGGACGCTCTTTATATTGCCATGTCTCTGCATATTGTTTTCTATAAAGGCAAACGCAAATTCACTTTACTGTAGTTAGGTATACAAGCCGGACAAGTTCAAAATAATCCTAATTCCGGCAAGGGCCGGAATTAGGACAGTCTAAAAATACGGAAGCCGAATCCAGTCCTGCATGACATTGAAGCCCTTTTCTGGCTTTTTGCGAGGTCATCAACCTGGAAGAGATCTCATTTTTTATTTTAGTTTGAAAAAGCGAAGGTTCTTTCTTTCTGAGATTTTACTCTGTACAGGACAAAAAATTATCCATAAGCAAAAGCATTGCGCGGTTTGCCTTTTAGGCACCGTTCAAGAATCAGGATAATATTGAAAAAACATCTGAAATTATATGGTATATTAAAATATAGTTTCACGAATGGTATCAAGTCCATATCGAAAAATGCTGACAGCTTTCCTACCATGCTTTTTTATTGTAACAGGTATGGCAAGATGTTTTGACTCGCCGGTTATGTGGCACCAGCTGAACGCAATAGCCAGCAGGGCAGTGAGTTTCATAATCCGTTCAGGATCAGTGATATGAGTAGCTTCAAAATTGAAGCCCCGGGATTTCAGACATCCAAAAAAAGTTTCAATTTCCCATCGTTTTTTATAATCAGAAATAGCATTTTCAGAATCACTGCCAGTAACGATAATCAGGAATTCACCATCGGGGCAGCTTCATACCGACTATATACAGGCTGACACCACAAATAAGTCGCTTCCCCTTTAAAATCCGGGACTCTTTTATGCGAAGATTTCTGAAAAGCGTTTTTATAGCTACCTTTTTGCCCTTTGAAGAAATGACCTTGAAGTTTTCCTTAATCCGAATCCTGAAAGGTATTTCTTTGGTAATAAGCCATGAAAACCATTCGTATCCTATGAACTCCCGGTCTGCTGT
This genomic window contains:
- a CDS encoding MauE/DoxX family redox-associated membrane protein; the encoded protein is MKKIRPDFLDSPLLELFFRLVLGGIFLYASIHKIMEPAPFAKVIYGYSLFPDSSINLIAITLPYIEFICGLLLMAGIFPISSAVILTVMLALFMIAISINLARGHEFDCGCFSVKNGGKQASPIELLMRDALYIAMSLHIVFYKGKRKFTLL